The Hemiscyllium ocellatum isolate sHemOce1 chromosome 7, sHemOce1.pat.X.cur, whole genome shotgun sequence genome window below encodes:
- the LOC132817363 gene encoding uncharacterized protein LOC132817363, with protein MYGQLQDPQEQFCRLLYRAESMASFHTLLRTEIGKFEKHVRDCRDTFDLGRLSQFLTALTEPDTGSVDSVQQVRQLARERGNNKLLCKGSSCDASAYASWLCTYIDYLRALKETFDDKVIIPLCEELYVNEDTGSQRVHSDSSNCSSSLSSQASSQQERVSESCLMGQQEMRMDSIPKIAKELFNVRRKWALLLTADTIRTEYFTSQSITDLHKTDTPKHLNKILRLVPDIYCKCLLTADLARQWLQLHERRYGGVTLPVPVTDSNRQRTGTQSLDRGKGLSVCEEAQGMVSRKREKQLHPMPKVTSEELDDLNYEKVRVRVDDEELHYLVRREERVRNLQRLTQKSGFRVHELQLQLEQVKQGMDLIHRRQEVEGGNNGTPQTNLRLIEELEGKLRLEKYKYRILQADWLLQLEIEPYAIRHMELLRDQQEKSQRLEREKAPQRNHTH; from the coding sequence ATGTACGGACAGCTTCAAGATCCACAGGAACAATTCTGTCGTCTGCTTTATCGTGCAGAATCTATGGCTTCGTTTCATACATTGCTCCGAACTGAGATTGGGAAATTCGAGAAGCATGTTCGAGATTGTAGAGATACGTTCGATCTGGGGAGACTGAGTCAATTTCTAACTGCACTGACTGAGCCTGACACAGGGAGTGTTGACAGCgttcagcaagtcagacagctgGCCAGGGAGCGAGGGAACAACAAGTTGCTATGCAAAGGCAGCAGCTGTGATGCTAGTGCCTACGCCTCATGGCTCTGCACCTACATAGACTACCTCCGAGCTCTGAAGGAGACATTTGATGACAAGGTTATTATTCCTCTCTGTGAAGAGCTGTACGTTAATGAGGACACAGGAAGCCAGAGAGTTCACAGCGATTCCTCCAACTGCTCCTCTTCATTATCCTCACAAGCCAGCTCCCAACAGGAGAGAGTTTCTGAGAGCTGTCTGATGGGCCAGCAAGAGATGCGAATGGACTCAATCCCAAAGATTGCAAAGGAGCTGTTTAATGTGCggaggaagtgggcactgctcCTGACTGCAGACACTATCAGAACTGAGTACTTCACATCCCAGAGTATTACTGACCTCCACAAGACAGACACCCCCAaacatctgaacaagatcctacGGTTGGTACCCGACATTTACTGCAAATGTTTATTGACTGCAGATCTGGCGAGACAATGGTTACAGCTCCATGAACGTAGGTACGGTGGCGTGACCCTCCCAGTCCCTGTAACGGACAGCAACAGGCAGAGAACAGGCACTCAGTCCCTGGACAGGGGGAAGGGGCTGTCAGTGTGTGAGGAGGCACAAGGAATGGTCTCCAGGAAAAGAGAAAAGCAACTTCACCCAATGCCCAAGGTGACATCAGAAGAACTTGATGATCTCAACTATGAGAAGGTGAGGGTAAGAGTGGATGATGAAGAACTTCATTACCTCGTCAGGAGAGAGGAACGTGTCCGAAACCTGCAGAGACTGACCCAAAAGTCAGGGTTCAGAGTTCATGAACTTCAGCTGCAACTGGAACAGGTGAAGCAGGGAATGGACCTGATCCATCGAAGGCAAGAGGTTGAGGGAGGGAATAATGGGACACCTCAGACAAACCTTCGTCTCATTGAGGAGCTGGAGGGAAAACTGAGGCTGGAAAAGTACAAGTACAGGATCCTGCAAGCTGATTGGCTGCTGCAGCTGGAAATCGAACCCTATGCGATCCGTCACATGGAGCTG